From one Henningerozyma blattae CBS 6284 chromosome 1, complete genome genomic stretch:
- the PEX13 gene encoding peroxin PEX13 (similar to Saccharomyces cerevisiae PEX13 (YLR191W); ancestral locus Anc_7.365), translating into MNELNTAHIRPKPWEMHPPLDEIEQTNKRVDPSAINDGGSTSIENIINNNQNTESRLDINGNPIHEVDSPPSLPANRPEFSSPNNILDQGINSNRFVNESSYMPGTNLYGGNSYLNNGMYGGNSYNSMYGGNFTNTYGNPYGSLFNNGFMNRNSEFERFGDSTQSTFQLIESLIGAVAGFAQMLESTYMATHNSFFTMISVAEQFSYIKELLGSFFGIFTIMKLLKKLLYLITGGRLGLSPNSKNNTVQSLMDDFSKFNSDEASYSNSDAIKHRRLSLKPLIFFLSAVFGFPYILNKFIKKLESSQRRNLAYSNSTSQSRGDIHSLDPSRLEFGRALYDFIPENPRIEATMKKGELLAILDRRDVFGNESEWWKVRTKNGSTGYVPYNYIEIIRRIETDEENIPGLSTEDINA; encoded by the coding sequence ATGAACGAACTGAATACTGCACATATAAGGCCTAAGCCTTGGGAAATGCACCCCCCTTTAGATGAAATAGAGCAAACCAATAAAAGAGTCGACCCATCAGCAATCAATGATGGTGGTTCAacttcaattgaaaatataataaataataatcaaaataccGAATCAAGATTAGATATAAATGGAAATCCAATCCACGAAGTAGACTCTCCTCCTTCATTACCTGCAAATAGGCCTGAATTTTCTTCTCCTAATAATATACTCGATCAGGgtattaattcaaatcgTTTTGTAAACGAATCATCATATATGCCTGGAACAAATTTATATGGTGGtaattcatatttaaataatgggATGTACGGTGGCAATAGTTATAACTCTATGTATGGTGgtaattttacaaatacaTACGGTAATCCATATGGatcattatttaacaaTGGATTTATGAATCGAAACTCTGAGTTTGAAAGATTTGGTGACTCGACACAGTCTACATTTCAATTAATCGAAAGTCTAATTGGTGCAGTGGCAGGGTTTGCTCAAATGTTAGAATCTACATATATGGCTACACATAACTCTTTTTTCACAATGATATCAGTGGCAGAGCAGTTTTCATATatcaaagaattattaggATCATTTTTTGGTATATTCACTATAATGaaacttttaaagaaattactATATCTTATTACAGGTGGCAGATTAGGCTTATCACCTAATTCTAAGAATAATACTGTTCAAAGTTTAATGGATGacttttctaaatttaacTCTGATGAAGCAAGTTACTCAAATAGTGATGCCATAAAGCATCGAAGGCTATCATTGAAaccattaatttttttcttatctGCAGTCTTTGGATTTCCatacattttaaataagtttatcaaaaaattagagTCATCGCAAAGAAGAAATCTTGCATATTCAAACTCAACTTCTCAAAGCAGAGGTGATATTCATTCTTTAGATCCCTCAAGACTTGAATTCGGTAGAGCATTATATGATTTTATCCCCGAAAATCCTAGAATAGAAGCAACCATGAAGAAAGGTGAGCTACTTGCAATTCTTGATAGGAGGGATGTATTTGGAAACGAATCTGAATGGTGGAAAGTCAGGACAAAGAATGGTAGCACAGGATATGTACCATACAATTACATTGAAATTATCCGTAGAATAGAAACAGATGAGGAGAACATTCCAGGCCTTTCTACTGAAGATATAAATGCATAA
- the MMR1 gene encoding Mmr1p (similar to Saccharomyces cerevisiae MMR1 (YLR190W); ancestral locus Anc_7.366): MFSSPIQKGCLTPPMSPMRVSSLDDTNFGGGGGGGTANNVSGTNNTFHQLLGTPPKLSLNSIGTYKTSLSKLNNQRTRRLSDPSIKENLNPSSLLFFKNTPLMFNKDEIKKPHNQTPLLSSILMQQAVNDSQKNSKNNLDSNNLDGKDKKKQDIKQCLMRTQWNKQTHTQNPLNDENANLDILEKKKKKKTPKKKKSNSPKANSKSRENLILNSNSNINTNTITNSNTNATPDVIATPLTNPSSNVSANPNVLKNSVNKISLPKRSKVPTYSNVVPQEIPDYQTRFISRMTSPVNERIFTDLSELTSNSLTLENSSDLMISNPVEQFPVDKNGFVKINNPKHNRYSFISSASTDVDFDWFNQMNLQSNNNYLNLQRNSMIQQQQQQQQQPNLSNTTASKIDNRIEQLEQEIANLRAQNMQLMKTITTTNESVMDSCYNSNNHNNPIFNNSRHLSPQSTLQNHFIDNEYNETESFISSERHASQLERKLQSLEDSIREYKSMLNSIIENSNQSQNSNNYTTTGGQIGNQLAHNYSTNESVYSNTIYSEPISARTNSTVLTSIMENSTSYRNENPINNNNSMNQLMSPPTLMDKSKNIQSTRTTSDTSSERRSVLRQTPKRKMGLQLHLQIHK; the protein is encoded by the coding sequence atgtttaGTTCACCAATTCAAAAAGGTTGTCTAACACCGCCAATGTCACCAATGCGAGTATCATCTTTGGATGATACAAACtttggtggtggtggtggtggagGCACAGCGAATAATGTATCTGGGACTAACAACACTTTCCATCAATTATTAGGGACTCCCCCCAAACTATCGTTGAATTCAATTGGGACTTATAAGACGtctttatcaaaattgaataatcaAAGAACAAGAAGATTATCAGATCCTtctataaaagaaaatttaaatccttcttctttattattttttaaaaatacgCCATTGATGTTTAACAAGGACGAAATCAAGAAACCACATAATCAAACTCCTCTTTTATCATCGATCTTAATGCAGCAAGCTGTAAATGATTCtcaaaaaaatagcaaaaataatttggattcaaataatttggatggtaaagataaaaagaaacaagaTATCAAACAATGTCTGATGCGAACTCAATGGAATAAGCAAACACATACACAAAATccattaaatgatgaaaatgctAATCTGgatattttagaaaagaaaaagaaaaagaagactccaaagaagaaaaaatcaaacaGTCCAAAGGCTAACTCTAAGTCCAGAGAAAatctgatattaaattctaattcaaatataaatacaaatacaatcACAAATTCAAACACAAATGCAACACCAGATGTAATTGCCACTCCACTTACAAATCCTAGTTCAAATGTAAGTGCAAACCcaaatgttttaaaaaatagtgTCAATAAGATTAGTTTACCAAAGAGATCAAAGGTGCCAACTTATTCCAATGTTGTTCCTCAAGAGATACCTGATTATCAAACAAGATTTATATCCCGGATGACAAGTCCAGTAAATGAAAGAATCTTTACTGATTTGTCTGAATTaacttctaattctttaacGTTAGAAAATAGTAGTGatttaatgatttcaaATCCTGTTGAACAATTTCCAGTGGATAAAAATGGATttgttaaaataaataatccgAAACACAACAGATATAGTTTTATCTCCAGTGCTTCCACTGATGTAGATTTCGATTGGTTTAATCAAATGAACTTGcaatctaataataattatttaaatttacagAGAAATTCAATGAtacaacagcaacaacagcagCAACAACAGCCTAACTTATCAAATACAACTGCAAgtaaaattgataatagaATTGAGCAATTAGAGCAAGAGATTGCAAATCTAAGAGCTCAAAATATGCAATTGATGAAAACTATTACTACAACAAATGAATCTGTAATGGACTCATGTtataatagcaataatcataataatccaatttttaataatagcCGTCATCTATCTCCTCAATCAACTTTACAAAATCattttattgataatgaatataatgaaaCTGAATCATTTATTTCCTCTGAAAGACATGCCTCACAATTGGAAAGAAAACTTCAATCACTAGAAGATAGTATAAGAGAATATAAGTCAATGTTAAATTCGATTATTGAGAATTCAAACCAAAGCcaaaattcaaacaattATACTACCACAGGCGGTCAAATAGGGAATCAATTAGCTCATAACTATTCTACAAATGAAAGTGTCTATAGTAACACAATATATTCAGAACCAATTTCTGCAAGAACCAATTCAACCGTATTGACATCGATAATGGAAAATTCAACAAGCTACCGTAACGAAAAcccaataaataataacaattccATGAATCAATTAATGTCACCTCCTACACTAATGGATAAATCGAAAAATATCCAAAGTACAAGAACAACTTCTGATACAAGTTCCGAAAGAAGATCGGTTTTACGTCAAACACCAAAGAGGAAAATGGGTTTACAGTTACATCTACAAATTCATAAGTAA
- the SBH1 gene encoding Arf family guanine nucleotide exchange factor SBH1 (similar to Saccharomyces cerevisiae SBH2 (YER019C-A) and SBH1 (YER087C-B); ancestral locus Anc_7.369): MSSTNNVPGGQRTLQKRRQAQAVKQRKDEKSVQKASQISDEKKGSILKIYNDEANGLRVDPLVILFLAVGFIFSVIALHVISKMTSSAFGGVSSSNE, from the coding sequence ATGTCAAGCACTAATAACGTCCCAGGTGGTCAACGTACCTTGCAAAAGAGAAGACAAGCTCAAGCTGTCAAGCAAAGAAAAGACGAAAAATCCGTTCAAAAGGCTTCGCAAATCAGTGATGAAAAGAAAGGTTCCatcttgaaaatttataacGATGAAGCTAACGGGTTACGAGTAGACCCATTggttattttatttttagctGTCGGTTTTATTTTCTCAGTTATTGCTTTACATGTCATCTCCAAGATGACTTCTAGTGCATTCGGGGGTGTCTCTTCTTCCAATGAATAG